One region of Scomber scombrus chromosome 10, fScoSco1.1, whole genome shotgun sequence genomic DNA includes:
- the LOC133988245 gene encoding tumor necrosis factor receptor superfamily member 14-like, whose amino-acid sequence MELMNTANMSYEKCWRRKPLNTVLTFLLIMMNVFSVLSHTCHHAEYLINQRCCPKCPSGGRVKTDCTEFRSTSCLSCIDGRFMDEPTARRECFPCTNCDSGSGLRIKTSCTTLSNTVCEPLDGFYCTDSDKDNKHNCIAAQEHTSCEPGQYISHKGTAFTDTVCTDCSSDTFSDGTSTSCQSHTKCESLNLQLIKAGTASTDAECGEHSSNTAVIVDPVIVFVVLLITGASLLVFFYLRKKSSQNSGAGRNDADVSTQESPREEETKMLSLTIDKG is encoded by the exons ATGGAGTTGATGAACACTGCTAACATGTCATATGAAAAGTGTTGGAGAAGAAAACCTTTGAACACTGTTCTCACATTTCTG TTAATCATGATGAATGTCTTCAGTGTTCTTAGCCACACATGTCATCATGCTGAGTACTTAATTAACCAAAGATGCTGTCCAAAGTGTCCTTCTG GAGGTCGAGTTAAAACAGATTGTACAGAGTTCAGAAGTACATCCTGTCTGTCCTGTATTGATGGAAGATTCATGGATGAACCAACAGCACGTAGAGAGTGCTTCCCCTGTACAAACTGTGATTCAG GTTCTGGTTTGAGGATAAAGACATCATGCACAACATTATCAAATACAGTTTGTGAACCTCTGGATGGATTCTATTGTACAGACTCtgataaagacaacaaacacaactgTATAGCAGCACAGGAACACACAAGCTGTGAACCAGGACAATATATCAGCCACAAAG GAACGGCCTTCACAGACACTGTGTGCACTGACTGCAgtagtgacacattttcagatGGGACATCTACATCTTGTCAGTCACATACAAA ATGTGAATCATTAAATCTTCAGCTGATAAAAGCAGGAACTGCTTCAACTGATGCAGAATGTGGAGAACATAGTTCAAACACAGCAGTAATTGTGGACcctgttattgtgtttgttgtgttacTTATCACCGGAGCATCTCTACTTGTATTTTTCTatctcagaaaaaaaagttctcaaAACTCAG GAGCAGGAAGAAATGATGCAGATGTTTCCACACAG GAATCTCCgagagaagaggaaacaaaaatgTTATCATTGACAATAGATAAAG GTTGA
- the LOC133988246 gene encoding tumor necrosis factor receptor superfamily member 14-like isoform X1: MELMKTANMSYEKSWRRKPLNTLTFLIIMRNAFSVLSLTCHPAEYLIGKECCPKCPPGNRVKTDCTEFRSTSCLPCITGSYMDEPTGHKQCFPCTNCDSGSGLRIKTSCTTLSNAVCEPLDGFYCTDSDKDNKHNCIAAQKHTSCEPGQYKSQKGTAFTDTECTHCSSDTFSDGTSTSCQSHTKCESLNLQLIKAGTASTDAECGEHSSNTTVIVGPVFGTLAVALVIAIGIFVAFRWRKKSSQNSEDKRNDEDAPSQEPLRLEGLSSVRTVPG, encoded by the exons ATGGAGTTGATGAAAACTGCTAACATGTCATATGAAAAGTCTTGGAGAAGAAAACCTTTGAACACTTTAACGTTTCTG ATAATCATGAGGAATGCCTTCAGTGTTCTTAGCCTCACATGTCATCCTGCTGAGTACTTAATTGGGAAAGAATGCTGTCCAAAGTGTCCTCCTg gaaatCGAGTGAAAACAGATTGTACAGAGTTCAGAAGTACTTCTTGTCTTCCCTGTATTACTGGAAGCTACATGGATGAACCAACAGGACATAAACAGTGCTTCCCCTGTACAAACTGTGATTCAG GTTCTGGTTTGAGGATAAAGACATCATGCACAACATTATCAAATGCAGTTTGTGAACCTCTGGATGGATTCTATTGTACAGACTCtgataaagacaacaaacacaactgtatagcagcacagaaacacacaagctGTGAACCAGGACAAtataaaagccaaaaag GAACGGCCTTCACAGACACTGAGTGCACTCACTGCAgtagtgacacattttcagatGGGACATCTACATCTTGTCAGTCACATACAAA ATGTGAATCATTAAATCTTCAGCTGATAAAAGCAGGAACTGCTTCAACTGATGCAGAATGTGGAGAACATAGTTCAAACACAACAGTAATTGTGGGCCCTGTCTTTGGGACACTTGCTGTGGCGCTTGTAATCGCAATTGGGATATTTGTTGCATTTcggtggaggaaaaaaagttctCAAAACTCAG aAGATAAAAGAAATGATGAAGATGCTCCATCACAG gaaCCTCTGAGATTAGAGGGCCTATCATCAGTGAGAACAGTTCCAG GTTGA
- the LOC133988246 gene encoding tumor necrosis factor receptor superfamily member 14-like isoform X2 — protein MELMKTANMSYEKSWRRKPLNTLTFLIIMRNAFSVLSLTCHPAEYLIGKECCPKCPPGNRVKTDCTEFRSTSCLPCITGSYMDEPTGHKQCFPCTNCDSGSGLRIKTSCTTLSNAVCEPLDGFYCTDSDKDNKHNCIAAQKHTSCEPGQYKSQKGTAFTDTECTHCSSDTFSDGTSTSCQSHTKCESLNLQLIKAGTASTDAECGEHSSNTTVIVGPVFGTLAVALVIAIGIFVAFRWRKKSSQNSDKRNDEDAPSQEPLRLEGLSSVRTVPG, from the exons ATGGAGTTGATGAAAACTGCTAACATGTCATATGAAAAGTCTTGGAGAAGAAAACCTTTGAACACTTTAACGTTTCTG ATAATCATGAGGAATGCCTTCAGTGTTCTTAGCCTCACATGTCATCCTGCTGAGTACTTAATTGGGAAAGAATGCTGTCCAAAGTGTCCTCCTg gaaatCGAGTGAAAACAGATTGTACAGAGTTCAGAAGTACTTCTTGTCTTCCCTGTATTACTGGAAGCTACATGGATGAACCAACAGGACATAAACAGTGCTTCCCCTGTACAAACTGTGATTCAG GTTCTGGTTTGAGGATAAAGACATCATGCACAACATTATCAAATGCAGTTTGTGAACCTCTGGATGGATTCTATTGTACAGACTCtgataaagacaacaaacacaactgtatagcagcacagaaacacacaagctGTGAACCAGGACAAtataaaagccaaaaag GAACGGCCTTCACAGACACTGAGTGCACTCACTGCAgtagtgacacattttcagatGGGACATCTACATCTTGTCAGTCACATACAAA ATGTGAATCATTAAATCTTCAGCTGATAAAAGCAGGAACTGCTTCAACTGATGCAGAATGTGGAGAACATAGTTCAAACACAACAGTAATTGTGGGCCCTGTCTTTGGGACACTTGCTGTGGCGCTTGTAATCGCAATTGGGATATTTGTTGCATTTcggtggaggaaaaaaagttctCAAAACTCAG ATAAAAGAAATGATGAAGATGCTCCATCACAG gaaCCTCTGAGATTAGAGGGCCTATCATCAGTGAGAACAGTTCCAG GTTGA